TCCTAAAATTACTCTTTGAAATCCTCTCAACGTAAATCCCAGTTCATCAATAACATCTCTAGGTAGGGTTAAATCTCCTGTAAATCCTGTATCGATGATTGCTCTAACACTCTTCAACTGTTTACTGGAACCCACGATCGCAACCTGAATGATTGCTTCTCGATTTGCATTCACGTATCCTGATATCATTGTGATCAGCCTGCCTCAAAGTATCCAATCCGATGAACGGCACGATGACCAATGCGGACAAACCAAATTTGAGCATCAGGATGATGAGCGAGCAAAAGATCGGATGCAATTATGCTGTTTTTACCGACTTCAAAGGCTCCAGTTTCGATATCGATCGCCACAATCTTGCCATGATTCTCGACCTCAACCTGTTGGCGCACCTGAGACTCATAAATCTCATCGCCACGTCGAGCAAACTCTTCTTTGCTATAGCGGGGTTGTCGAACTGCCATTGGCCTCACCTCGTCCAAACTTAACCCCTTTATTTTAACCTTAGCGAACAGGACGGTAAACGTACTCAAACATATTCTACTTCCGAAGCCGATTCAGGAGACTCTTGAATCATATTTGCTAAACAGTTTTTGAGTTTGTGAGAGTCTTCAGGAAATCGTTCTACAAACTTATTCCATCCATAAAAACGTAATTGTCGAGGCATTTCTAGTAATCCAGCAATACTGTCCCAAAATGCATCCCAATTTCGTCCGTAGAAATCTGGAAACCCCAAAGCATCAGACAACTTAGCATGAAGTTCATCAGTAGTGTTTACTTCTGACAAAACTATCTCAACCACTTCACGACTGGTATTCATATCTGAATTCAAACGACTCCACTAACCGAAGCGGTATAACGCAAAGTTCACTTGCTGCGAGTTGACCTTGCTGAAAT
The Alkalinema sp. FACHB-956 DNA segment above includes these coding regions:
- a CDS encoding barstar family protein — encoded protein: MNTSREVVEIVLSEVNTTDELHAKLSDALGFPDFYGRNWDAFWDSIAGLLEMPRQLRFYGWNKFVERFPEDSHKLKNCLANMIQESPESASEVEYV
- a CDS encoding clan AA aspartic protease, whose translation is MISGYVNANREAIIQVAIVGSSKQLKSVRAIIDTGFTGDLTLPRDVIDELGFTLRGFQRVILGDGSVQYFEMFVGIVIWDGQMRDAEINAAETDSLVGMGLLEDYKLEVEGRPNGEVRIIPLPESL